The DNA window tcaatgaagattaatgagcccgtcccagaagaagccatgcaagcccaagccatgacattaagtaaattaagtagcaactagaaaactcggtcaacatgtgcctccagtttggtgtgtgtcttttactaaagaacctgctggtaattcttcaagattgtaggcctacagatcacaggacattttttttagctagtcgttgctgccctctggtgttcgatagtaataacacccccaatcattacacgtctctccccctctctctctctttcacttgtgccagtgtgcataatacggccggtcaaacaaatgagtaaatggctcgttataccgtttgtgttatatggatattccgtaattccaaaattaaacaaaacaacggaaaccaagcctttacccataatctggttctgacatccaaaatggacaaaacgatattacgaggctattatTCATgttttgcagatattagcataaaggatatggaataatcaaaacaacgattaatggctcgttataccatttgtgttatattgttatttcattattcccaaaaaaacaaaacaaccaaaaacatgccgtaatacttaaatgtgtgtttgagttactaaaatgacaaaacgatattacggccctattttgcgtttgtcaacacgggttgcaaaatagaaaaaccaatggccacaagatACACGGACCCAACAAGTCAGGAAGGTTGACATGAAAAACACAGCTAAGTAGTTACCATATCCCTTTATTAATAACATAATCATAGTAAATTGACACAGTCGAATTTTTAGATAGATCGCCAAATCTTCTCCCCAAAACCTATCCAGCAGCAAATATTCCCAGTGAAAAATCTGTTTCCAGTTCCGCAGTGTCTAtgactctcttcttctctcttctctagaATGGCCGTTGTTTATTGCAATGGCCATTCACATAACGCTGTTTAAATACATTTACCCCGTGTACTCCACTTTCAACATGTCCATGTCCCTGTTTCAAGGGGTTATGCTACGTCTGCCGAAGTGACAGTTGTTAACATTTATCAGAATTCAGAAGAGCATTATGAGGGCACAGGACATGCCTCTAGTCAAAAGTTCATCCTTCTACGTTTTCACTGTGCCACACAAGTTAACCAGGGGTAGTGAGACTGGCCATGGCTGTCTTCATTTTATCCCTGGCAACCGCATAGCGCTTTATAATCTGTCGTAcatgctcctcttcctcacgcTGAAGGATCCGAAGGAAATTGCACAGTTCTGGAAGGCTGAATGCATCCCACTGTGGGAGAGAACAATTATTATTTCAGGGTAAAGCATTATTTGAGCCTTTTCTGTTGTCCTTTCGATGTTGGAACCCTTACATTGACCTCTCCGGTCTCGTTTTCTTTCAGCACCAGACTGAGGACTTTCTCACTGGGTCCAGCACAGAGACGCAGATGTAGTGGACACTCTTCATCAGGTAGCTTACGCAGGTATACTGGGAAGTAGAGGGGAATTAAAGAGAAAAGTGAAGATTGAAAAAAGGATAGTTGTTGCGAATCAAAATACCCAGAAAATAGTTTAAATGATTTGTCATAATTTTGCTCTGCATCTGCTTTACTTGCATTAGGCTACAGAGCACTTTGTGGAGGTGGCCTTACCCTGATTCTGCCGCTCACTGCGCTCAAACAGTGCAAACTTGGCTGGGTTATCTACCACAGTGAACTTTTTAAGCAATGCTTCTATGACCTCTCGTGCTCGTGTATGGGAGCTTATGTGCAGATGCTTGGCCGTATCTCTAGGGAGGTAAAAAGAAGTCCTCCGCTTCGTGTCGTCCTCCTGTGGTCCTCCCTCATGTGTTACGCTGGGTTTCTGAGGAGGTGGGATGGACACAGGCCGGGCCAGTTTAAACTGCACCTTAATGAAGCCGGTGTATGTTCCGTCTCTGTCCTGAAAGAGAGAAGATGCACAGCGTGGATGTATACATGATATGAATAATGATGTCATCGGAACTGAAACTCCAATAAACTGAGATTAAGGTGTGTTTAGGGATAAGTATCCATTTGCATGTAACTATTCCATTgaaaacattgtgtgtgtgttagcatgggAGATGttgggatggaggatggagaagCTGGTTAAAAAGATACTGAACATAGATATTTACTCACAAGCACCATGTTGAGATTGCTGTTGATCTGAGCATTGTATTCCTTCACTTTTTGCTGAATAGCACTGACAGTCAACTCTTGTTTCCCCCAGTCAATTTGTTCATCCTAAAGAAAGAGATAAGGTGTCATTGAAATAGTACAATACCCCAAGCAACTCACTTGCAACTTAGTTATTAATTCTTAGAGCTAAGTTGAGACATTttcaaaaaccatgttaaattGTAAATTCATCAGGACTTTACTTTATGCAACCAAACTATAAAGTAGCTATTTTATATTGCTAAATCTTTAAAAAACATgctattttctctctccccctctctttctctatctctctcacacacacgacagCACAACCAACACACAGCATCAAATACTTTGTAACCTACAAATATTTCAAAAAGCTGTGGGTGTTTCAATCACTCTGAAGCTTTTTTAGTATTATCAGATGCAGATGAATACTTCATAATGATATATTTGGCAGAGACTCTTTGGCCGGATCATACCAAGATCTCATCATGCTCAAAATAAACACAAGCCTATACAGGGGGTGTAATAGTCCTATGTTACCCATTattaattacatttagtcacatAATTGGGAGCTGTGATGGTATACAGTCACTTTTACAGCCAAATTAGAATATAGGCCTTTTTTATTCAGCAcataaaagaaaatatataaacaCCAAATAATTCAGTAACCTCAAAAGGTCTTAAAATAATctaagaaaaaaacacaacatgCAATAAAAGCATGCTGCCCTTGCGACATTATAGATCTTCATCTTCTATAATGAGCTTATATTATAAATCAGAAGAAAATGATCCAGATGAATGATGGTGTAAAATCCTTAGTCTCACCGTGTTTCTttttgctttaaaaaaaaaggaagtgCGTGCAGTGAAAAACTGCTCCAGCTCAGAGTCCGAGTCTTCTGACTCCTGGCTACTGTATCCGCTACTAGTAGAGCTACCCCAGGTCATCTCAAAAGACATGTTTAGAGGAGAAACAGGCAAACCCCCTTGTGATGAATCTACCTAGGCTACGTTTTCACCTCCTTCCCTGTCCATTTCAAAATGGTCAATTCTGTTCTTGCTGCAGTGCAACTTCATGTGAATCAACGTAGGCCTTTGTGCCCCTCCCAGGCCATAAAAGACTGAAGAACCTATCAGAATCAACATTTA is part of the Hypomesus transpacificus isolate Combined female chromosome 9, fHypTra1, whole genome shotgun sequence genome and encodes:
- the LOC124471448 gene encoding ras association domain-containing protein 1-like isoform X3, with translation MSFEMTWGSSTSSGYSSQESEDSDSELEQFFTARTSFFFKAKRNTDEQIDWGKQELTVSAIQQKVKEYNAQINSNLNMVLDRDGTYTGFIKVQFKLARPVSIPPPQKPSVTHEGGPQEDDTKRRTSFYLPRDTAKHLHISSHTRAREVIEALLKKFTVVDNPAKFALFERSERQNQVYLRKLPDEECPLHLRLCAGPSEKVLSLVLKENETGEVNWDAFSLPELCNFLRILQREEEEHVRQIIKRYAVARDKMKTAMASLTTPG
- the LOC124471448 gene encoding ras association domain-containing protein 1-like isoform X2 — encoded protein: MISSLAATPNSPGVTYVETLSGVFTNRVYAVTDEQIDWGKQELTVSAIQQKVKEYNAQINSNLNMVLDRDGTYTGFIKVQFKLARPVSIPPPQKPSVTHEGGPQEDDTKRRTSFYLPRDTAKHLHISSHTRAREVIEALLKKFTVVDNPAKFALFERSERQNQVYLRKLPDEECPLHLRLCAGPSEKVLSLVLKENETGEVNWDAFSLPELCNFLRILQREEEEHVRQIIKRYAVARDKMKTAMASLTTPG
- the LOC124471448 gene encoding ras association domain-containing protein 1-like isoform X1; translation: MPTSLCSGNRMSKCELIELKDLSLNDRIELAAPSTRPPAAPLTPRQVRAPERPRPSQAVRLVGDSVRVEGATWSIGESGKGHDFQPCSHTQLTWCDLCGDFIWGLYKQSLRCDNCRYTCHYRCLPLIQLDCSTESWILTDQTDVSEDTIETDTNVDEQIDWGKQELTVSAIQQKVKEYNAQINSNLNMVLDRDGTYTGFIKVQFKLARPVSIPPPQKPSVTHEGGPQEDDTKRRTSFYLPRDTAKHLHISSHTRAREVIEALLKKFTVVDNPAKFALFERSERQNQVYLRKLPDEECPLHLRLCAGPSEKVLSLVLKENETGEVNWDAFSLPELCNFLRILQREEEEHVRQIIKRYAVARDKMKTAMASLTTPG